A single genomic interval of Aureliella helgolandensis harbors:
- a CDS encoding 3-keto-disaccharide hydrolase, with the protein MKPFCFASIPFRQARTAVAGCTIAALAGVLSLPLSNLAMAESPAVPEGFTALFNGKDLTGWHGQPHLDPRKWDATPAEKRSEWNQDMSEHWTVKEGALVNDGHGVYLTTDKQYGDIELLIDYKTVALADSGIYLRGSPQVQIWDSTNEAQFGIGADKGSGGLWNNSPGKAGKDPLVLADKAFGEWNSFRIKQVGARTSVWLNDQLVVDGANMENYWDRELPLFAKGVIQLQTHGGEIQWRNLFIRELSAEESNQWLQEQDQKLGEFQSLFNGSDLSNWKGAVENYEVLEGAIQCKTGHGGVLHTADKYSDFETTLEFQLPPGGNNGLALRYPGSGDTAYLGMCELQVLDNTADKYSGLDQRQYHGSAYGMLAAKRGFLREVGEWNYQRVTVKGSTIRVELNGTVILDGDLSQVTEYLADKEHPGKDNADGYFGFAGHNDPVRFKNVHIRGL; encoded by the coding sequence ATGAAGCCCTTTTGTTTCGCTTCAATTCCATTTCGCCAGGCGCGAACCGCAGTGGCTGGCTGCACGATCGCTGCACTAGCTGGTGTGCTGTCCCTACCACTTAGCAACCTGGCCATGGCAGAGAGCCCCGCAGTTCCCGAGGGCTTCACAGCCCTGTTCAATGGTAAAGACCTTACCGGCTGGCACGGGCAACCCCATCTCGATCCACGCAAGTGGGATGCGACGCCTGCAGAAAAGCGGAGTGAATGGAATCAAGACATGTCCGAGCATTGGACGGTCAAAGAGGGTGCGTTGGTAAATGACGGTCATGGCGTCTACCTGACGACTGACAAGCAGTACGGCGACATCGAGCTGCTGATTGACTACAAGACCGTTGCCTTGGCGGACAGTGGCATCTACCTCCGCGGGAGTCCTCAGGTCCAAATTTGGGACAGCACCAACGAAGCTCAATTTGGCATCGGTGCCGATAAGGGAAGTGGCGGATTGTGGAACAACAGTCCCGGGAAGGCTGGTAAAGATCCATTGGTTCTAGCCGATAAAGCGTTTGGTGAATGGAATTCGTTCCGCATCAAACAAGTGGGGGCACGAACCAGCGTTTGGCTCAATGATCAATTGGTCGTCGACGGAGCCAACATGGAGAATTACTGGGACCGCGAACTGCCCTTGTTCGCCAAAGGTGTGATTCAACTACAGACTCACGGTGGCGAGATTCAATGGCGCAATCTGTTCATCCGCGAATTGAGTGCCGAGGAATCCAACCAATGGTTGCAGGAACAAGACCAGAAATTGGGGGAGTTCCAATCTTTATTCAATGGATCGGATCTTAGCAATTGGAAGGGAGCCGTGGAAAATTACGAAGTGTTGGAGGGAGCCATTCAGTGCAAGACGGGTCACGGAGGTGTCCTGCACACCGCTGACAAATACTCCGACTTCGAAACCACTCTCGAGTTCCAACTTCCACCGGGCGGCAACAATGGTCTCGCGCTACGCTATCCGGGAAGTGGTGACACTGCCTATCTAGGGATGTGTGAGCTGCAAGTACTGGACAACACTGCAGACAAATACAGTGGGCTCGACCAGCGACAATACCATGGCTCCGCCTATGGCATGTTGGCTGCAAAGCGGGGCTTCCTGCGCGAGGTGGGGGAATGGAATTACCAACGCGTCACCGTGAAGGGTTCGACCATTCGTGTCGAACTCAACGGCACCGTCATCCTCGATGGCGACCTCAGCCAAGTAACTGAGTATCTGGCCGACAAAGAGCATCCAGGCAAAGACAATGCTGATGGCTACTTTGGTTTCGCTGGTCACAACGATCCCGTGCGATTCAAGAACGTCCATATCCGCGGCTTGTAG
- a CDS encoding PilN domain-containing protein, whose product MRQFNNLLPIETRLRFQQKRVKQVWYRTIAIAGLLAGAVIFVGQWTIARHQAEIDAEVSAATYPRQIQRENQQLRVEMQRLVNYETRHLDMRSRYSPLAIFSLLTEIKQHLDSELYVESVDFSLTDPSPNSGGQPTAQVSTADASKSSSANQGRVILQVVTSTTSNSSQFLQLLEQSGYFEDVQLSSSLEKLNTTSADLRFTVQCRF is encoded by the coding sequence ATGCGCCAGTTCAATAATTTGCTCCCCATAGAAACGCGTCTTCGCTTTCAGCAGAAGCGAGTGAAACAAGTTTGGTACCGGACTATTGCGATTGCGGGTCTGCTAGCAGGAGCGGTGATATTCGTCGGTCAATGGACCATTGCCCGCCATCAAGCAGAAATTGACGCCGAAGTCTCCGCAGCCACTTACCCAAGGCAGATTCAGCGGGAAAACCAACAGTTGCGAGTGGAGATGCAGCGTTTAGTGAACTATGAGACACGGCATTTGGATATGCGATCCAGATATTCACCCTTGGCCATCTTCTCACTGTTAACCGAAATCAAACAACACCTCGATTCAGAACTATATGTAGAGTCGGTCGACTTTTCGCTCACCGATCCATCACCCAACAGTGGCGGACAGCCAACTGCTCAAGTCTCTACAGCCGATGCGAGTAAGTCCTCGAGTGCCAATCAAGGCCGCGTCATTCTGCAGGTGGTTACTAGTACTACCTCCAACTCTTCACAATTTTTACAACTACTGGAACAATCGGGATATTTTGAAGATGTGCAGCTCAGTAGCTCCTTGGAAAAACTCAATACGACCTCGGCAGACCTTCGATTTACTGTGCAATGCCGCTTCTAG
- a CDS encoding type II secretion system F family protein, translated as MQFLSNTPPANLDRFNESSPLNLGNLANDLVGSLGDGTDASSGWQLSQLKQVFRRRANRRSMLIVFRQLALLVETGIDVAEALELVAESCRHPGLRESLEDILEDISSGKSLSLAVRAQEKMLGNQVSASIQAGEASGRLVDVLRQIAEQLDDELKMRSTIVGAIAYPAILCSAAMVVASILIWFVLPQFDSSFKSMGVDPPIYTQYLLSISRLIRENVVVLSIGAVVGVIASVLLSMQPPVRALLGNLCFFSPVLGPALRNLVIGKLFMSMSHLLRNGISLLEAIQLLRNSTSNGTTTRLMEAWENDVMEGRGLTHSLAEFDFLPDGAGAMIIMAEKTGKLETVMATAGSHYHDEGSAQLRQILKLSEPLIIIVLGVFVGVVVASVLLPMLDVQAGAAN; from the coding sequence ATGCAATTCCTATCAAACACCCCACCAGCAAACTTAGATCGCTTTAACGAATCGTCGCCGTTGAACTTGGGAAACCTCGCCAACGATCTAGTCGGTTCGTTGGGTGACGGGACGGATGCTAGTAGTGGGTGGCAACTAAGCCAACTCAAACAGGTGTTTCGGCGCAGGGCGAATCGTCGGAGCATGTTAATCGTGTTTCGACAGTTGGCGCTGTTGGTCGAAACAGGGATCGATGTGGCAGAGGCACTGGAGCTGGTGGCGGAGAGCTGTCGCCATCCCGGCTTGCGCGAAAGCTTGGAGGATATTCTTGAAGACATCAGTAGCGGGAAGAGTCTGAGCCTCGCGGTCCGAGCCCAGGAAAAGATGTTGGGCAACCAAGTATCGGCTAGTATTCAGGCTGGAGAGGCCTCGGGGAGACTGGTGGATGTTCTTAGGCAGATCGCAGAACAGCTCGACGATGAGCTGAAAATGCGTTCTACGATCGTCGGCGCCATTGCCTATCCCGCCATCCTATGCTCAGCCGCCATGGTTGTAGCGTCCATCCTAATTTGGTTTGTGCTCCCTCAGTTTGATAGTTCCTTCAAATCCATGGGGGTCGACCCTCCCATCTATACGCAGTATCTGCTCAGTATCTCGCGTCTGATACGAGAGAATGTAGTGGTTTTGTCGATTGGGGCCGTGGTGGGTGTGATCGCAAGTGTCCTGTTGTCGATGCAACCACCGGTGCGCGCACTACTTGGCAACCTATGCTTCTTCAGCCCCGTCCTGGGACCGGCACTCCGGAATCTGGTCATCGGCAAGCTCTTCATGAGTATGAGTCATCTCCTGCGCAATGGAATATCCTTGCTTGAAGCAATTCAGTTGTTGCGTAATTCCACTTCCAATGGAACGACCACTCGATTGATGGAAGCCTGGGAGAATGACGTTATGGAAGGGCGCGGATTGACGCATAGTTTGGCCGAGTTTGACTTTTTGCCAGACGGTGCGGGGGCCATGATCATCATGGCAGAGAAGACAGGAAAATTGGAGACGGTAATGGCTACAGCTGGCAGCCACTACCACGATGAAGGTAGCGCGCAATTGCGTCAAATCCTCAAGCTCAGCGAACCACTGATCATTATCGTGTTGGGTGTGTTCGTGGGTGTGGTCGTGGCCTCGGTGTTGCTCCCAATGCTCGACGTGCAAGCCGGTGCTGCCAACTAA
- a CDS encoding GspE/PulE family protein: MSTTLESGARKYSTKPNTLPLGQRLVQAGLISESELEKALELHGNRGMRLGESLVALGLMSEADLLPLIGGQLNFPWVRLKEGIVDPEVVRYVPRAVAEQYNCLALFRVHDELTVAMAEPQNLESVDFLEELTGFKIRPALSLKSSIERLLPRCYEEDFKVDVLTADLEDNAIELKSDEVFFDTNSIQVLADGSPVINLVNYLIVQAVRQGASDIHIEPSQRSSVIRFRVDGRLREVLKPRRDLHPAVVSRIKVMSKLDIAEQRKSQDGRFHVKVDDREVDMRVSSLPTVLGEKVVMRVLDRSSVTFNLDRLGVPDRQLDTLRKILNKPHGLFLVTGPTGSGKTTTLYSAVETIKHAGCNIVTVEDPVEYQLDLVNQVQVNAARQVTFASALRSILRQDPDIILVGEIRDAETAEVAIQAALTGHLVLSTLHTNDSASTVTRLRDMGIAPYKIAASLAGVVAQRLVRKICAKCRTSHYPTPEQSLLVGYEEVPRQPFKRGEGCSVCFDTGYAGRQGIYEIMGITPAVREVISSEGSQADYRRELAAQGGTTLLQEARSLAEEGVTTIEEVIRVALTD; encoded by the coding sequence ATGAGCACCACGCTTGAATCCGGAGCTCGAAAATACTCCACTAAACCCAATACGCTTCCTCTGGGACAACGTCTAGTCCAGGCTGGACTGATCTCAGAGTCCGAACTCGAAAAAGCGTTGGAGTTGCATGGCAATCGTGGAATGCGGTTGGGTGAGTCTCTAGTCGCCTTGGGATTGATGAGCGAAGCAGATTTGCTGCCGTTGATCGGTGGGCAATTGAATTTTCCTTGGGTGCGACTCAAGGAGGGGATCGTCGATCCCGAAGTCGTCCGGTATGTGCCACGGGCGGTAGCCGAGCAGTACAATTGCTTGGCTCTGTTTCGAGTGCACGATGAACTGACGGTCGCTATGGCCGAACCGCAGAATCTAGAATCTGTGGATTTCTTAGAGGAATTGACGGGGTTCAAGATTCGCCCCGCATTGAGTCTCAAGAGCTCCATTGAGCGTCTACTGCCGCGTTGCTACGAAGAGGACTTCAAGGTCGATGTTCTCACGGCGGACCTCGAAGACAACGCAATTGAGCTTAAGTCGGATGAGGTGTTCTTTGACACCAATAGTATTCAAGTATTGGCGGATGGAAGTCCCGTCATCAATCTGGTCAACTATCTCATCGTCCAGGCGGTGCGGCAAGGCGCTAGCGATATTCACATTGAACCCTCGCAACGTTCGAGCGTCATTCGCTTCCGGGTCGATGGGAGACTTCGCGAAGTGCTGAAGCCACGTCGCGACCTGCATCCGGCCGTCGTGTCGCGGATCAAGGTGATGTCAAAACTGGATATCGCCGAACAGCGAAAGAGTCAGGATGGACGGTTTCACGTCAAAGTCGATGATCGTGAAGTCGATATGCGGGTCTCGTCACTGCCAACTGTGTTGGGAGAGAAGGTGGTGATGCGCGTTCTCGATCGAAGTTCAGTGACTTTCAATTTGGACCGCTTGGGGGTACCAGATCGACAACTGGACACGCTGCGCAAGATCTTGAATAAGCCACACGGCCTGTTCCTCGTTACCGGGCCTACCGGTAGCGGCAAGACAACGACGCTCTACTCCGCAGTGGAAACGATAAAGCATGCGGGGTGCAATATTGTCACAGTGGAAGATCCTGTCGAGTATCAGCTTGATTTGGTGAACCAGGTGCAGGTGAATGCAGCCCGGCAAGTCACGTTTGCATCGGCGTTGCGGAGCATTCTGCGGCAAGATCCAGATATCATCCTGGTGGGAGAAATTCGCGATGCCGAGACCGCTGAGGTAGCCATTCAGGCCGCTCTTACAGGGCACTTGGTATTGAGCACGCTGCATACCAACGATAGCGCTTCGACGGTTACTCGCTTGAGAGATATGGGGATCGCACCCTACAAGATTGCCGCTTCACTAGCCGGTGTAGTCGCTCAGAGATTGGTACGAAAAATCTGTGCCAAGTGTCGCACATCGCACTACCCAACACCCGAGCAATCCTTGTTGGTGGGCTACGAAGAAGTACCCCGCCAGCCCTTCAAGCGAGGCGAAGGGTGCTCTGTTTGTTTTGATACGGGATATGCCGGACGTCAGGGGATCTACGAAATCATGGGCATTACTCCCGCGGTTCGCGAAGTGATTTCTAGTGAGGGTTCTCAGGCGGACTATCGGCGAGAATTGGCCGCCCAGGGTGGTACGACACTGCTGCAGGAGGCACGCAGTCTGGCAGAGGAGGGTGTCACCACTATCGAGGAAGTGATTCGTGTGGCTCTTACCGACTAA
- a CDS encoding STAS domain-containing protein yields MLGVQNVGAVSVIKADGAMIGEALQECRKSLEDCMGRRRFQIVLEMSNCPLVNSESLEFIVDAQEDCLGRGGKLVLAEPQSLCREVLEITGIDERIAVFDDLRSALTDFAR; encoded by the coding sequence ATGCTTGGCGTTCAGAACGTGGGCGCGGTCAGTGTCATTAAGGCTGACGGCGCTATGATTGGCGAGGCCCTGCAAGAATGTCGCAAAAGCCTCGAAGACTGCATGGGGCGACGACGTTTTCAAATCGTTCTTGAGATGAGCAACTGTCCACTGGTGAATAGCGAGAGCCTGGAGTTCATTGTCGATGCTCAAGAGGATTGTCTGGGGCGCGGCGGGAAGCTAGTTTTGGCAGAGCCACAATCACTTTGTCGCGAAGTCCTGGAAATCACGGGAATCGACGAACGGATCGCTGTCTTTGACGATTTGCGATCCGCACTCACCGACTTTGCTCGTTGA